In Arsenicicoccus dermatophilus, a genomic segment contains:
- a CDS encoding S8 family peptidase, giving the protein MSRSTPRPGRLAITLAASLTLASGVPAAPVHAATQPREAGAPTPAAPTPAARAAEPAELIVKFKPEHRGLQATSERRQTLAAAGRRGGSTLSEVRTLGIGATLVATTATTPAATERARQALLASGAVEYAVVNGRVSGFDLPGAPNDPRYPEQWDLNDAIGGINAPAAWQQAQGNGAVVAVLDTGITRHPDLDANVLPGYDMVSKAVYARDNDGRDANPQDEGDWNADGECSASFQHDSSWHGTHVAGTIAAVTDNRTGVAGIAPKAKIVPVRVLAKCGGSDADVIDAITWASGGAVAGTTPNANPAKVANLSLGGKEACTPAYQEAINAAAGRGMTIVTAAGNSHDDSANYAPGNCAGVVNVSATGKGGALTYYSNHGSNIALAAPGGEKDKIVGDTAILSTMNAGKTTPGDPTYVQYAGTSMAAPHVAGVAGLLVGLKPTLTPAEVRSTLTSTARAFPSSCTGCGAGILDAGAAVAKVTGKVPDQGRDILTNGGFESGSTGWTATPSTVITTGDAAEGTHLAKLNGQGRTNTAALSRSVTIPSTSQATLSFKLKVLSDEITTTTPRDTLTVTAGSTTLATYSNLGKTSGYVDASIDLTKYAGQTVTLTWTGKEDSWKQTTFQVDAVALKVR; this is encoded by the coding sequence ATGTCACGCTCCACCCCCCGTCCCGGGCGCCTGGCGATCACTCTCGCGGCCTCGCTGACCCTGGCCTCCGGGGTGCCGGCCGCACCGGTCCACGCGGCGACGCAGCCGCGTGAGGCCGGCGCTCCCACCCCCGCAGCCCCCACCCCCGCGGCCCGCGCCGCCGAGCCCGCCGAGCTGATCGTCAAGTTCAAGCCCGAGCACCGTGGCCTGCAGGCCACCTCCGAGCGCCGCCAGACCCTCGCCGCCGCGGGTCGCCGGGGCGGCTCCACCCTGTCCGAGGTCCGCACGCTCGGCATCGGGGCCACCCTGGTCGCCACGACCGCCACCACCCCGGCCGCCACCGAGCGGGCCCGGCAGGCGCTGCTCGCCAGCGGCGCCGTGGAGTACGCCGTGGTCAACGGCCGCGTGTCGGGCTTCGACCTCCCCGGAGCCCCGAACGACCCGCGCTATCCCGAGCAGTGGGACCTCAACGACGCCATCGGCGGCATCAACGCGCCCGCCGCCTGGCAGCAGGCCCAGGGCAACGGCGCCGTGGTCGCGGTCCTGGACACCGGCATCACCAGGCATCCCGACCTGGACGCCAACGTGCTGCCCGGCTACGACATGGTCAGCAAGGCGGTCTACGCCCGCGACAACGACGGTCGCGACGCCAACCCCCAGGACGAGGGCGACTGGAACGCCGACGGCGAGTGCTCGGCCTCCTTCCAGCACGACTCCAGCTGGCACGGCACCCACGTCGCAGGGACCATCGCCGCGGTGACCGACAACCGCACCGGCGTCGCGGGCATCGCGCCCAAGGCCAAGATCGTCCCGGTCCGGGTCCTCGCCAAGTGCGGCGGCTCCGACGCCGACGTCATCGACGCCATCACGTGGGCGTCCGGCGGCGCGGTCGCCGGCACCACCCCCAACGCCAACCCCGCCAAGGTCGCCAACCTGAGCCTCGGTGGCAAGGAGGCCTGCACCCCGGCCTACCAGGAGGCCATCAACGCCGCCGCCGGTCGCGGCATGACCATCGTCACCGCCGCGGGCAACTCTCACGACGACTCGGCCAACTACGCTCCCGGCAACTGCGCTGGCGTGGTCAACGTCAGTGCCACCGGCAAGGGTGGCGCGCTCACGTACTACTCGAACCACGGCTCCAACATCGCCCTCGCGGCTCCCGGCGGCGAGAAGGACAAGATCGTGGGCGACACCGCGATCCTGTCGACGATGAACGCCGGGAAGACCACTCCGGGTGACCCGACCTACGTGCAGTACGCCGGCACCTCGATGGCTGCGCCCCACGTCGCCGGTGTGGCCGGGCTGCTGGTGGGGCTCAAGCCCACGCTGACTCCCGCCGAGGTGCGCAGCACGCTGACGTCCACCGCGCGCGCGTTCCCGTCCTCCTGCACCGGCTGCGGCGCGGGCATCCTGGACGCGGGCGCCGCGGTCGCCAAGGTGACCGGCAAGGTCCCCGACCAGGGCCGCGACATCCTCACCAACGGCGGCTTCGAGTCGGGCAGCACCGGTTGGACGGCCACCCCCAGCACGGTCATCACGACCGGTGACGCCGCCGAGGGCACCCACCTGGCCAAGCTCAACGGCCAGGGCCGCACCAACACCGCGGCGCTGAGCCGCAGCGTGACCATCCCGTCGACCTCGCAGGCAACCTTGTCCTTCAAGCTCAAGGTCCTCAGCGACGAGATCACGACGACCACGCCGCGGGACACCCTCACCGTCACCGCGGGCAGCACGACGTTGGCGACCTACTCCAACCTGGGCAAGACCTCAGGCTACGTCGATGCCAGCATCGACCTGACGAAGTATGCCGGTCAGACGGTCACCCTGACCTGGACCGGCAAGGAGGACTCCTGGAAGCAGACGACCTTCCAGGTGGACGCGGTGGCCCTCAAGGTCCGGTGA
- a CDS encoding cupin domain-containing protein, with the protein MPELITDPVRIPVPGGKVVDEHVGAASTGDRGVSVARMVAPAGWSEPAQTPDFDEVTVVLAGEVLVEHDGGTVHVGPGQSVVTRAGERIRYSCGPQGAEYLAICTPAFTPNTAHRDEEPQP; encoded by the coding sequence ATGCCGGAGCTGATCACCGACCCCGTCCGCATCCCCGTCCCCGGCGGCAAGGTCGTCGACGAGCACGTCGGTGCCGCCTCCACGGGTGACCGGGGCGTCTCCGTCGCCCGCATGGTCGCCCCCGCCGGGTGGAGCGAGCCGGCCCAGACGCCGGACTTCGACGAGGTCACCGTGGTGCTCGCGGGCGAGGTCCTCGTCGAGCACGACGGCGGTACCGTGCACGTCGGCCCGGGTCAGAGCGTCGTCACCCGGGCCGGGGAGCGGATCCGCTACTCCTGCGGCCCGCAGGGCGCGGAGTACCTCGCGATCTGCACCCCCGCCTTCACACCGAACACCGCCCACCGAGACGAGGAGCCACAGCCATGA
- a CDS encoding adenosine deaminase codes for MSDPTILPAYDVDPLVARVPKVLLHEHLDGGVRPSTVLELAQETGYADLPAATPGDLGRWFRESADSGSLERYLETFAHTVAVMQTQDALRRVAREEALDLAADGVVYAEVRYAPELHLERGLTPAQVVEAVNAGLREGEGLAREAGRPIRVTALLTAMRHAAMSREIAELAVRFRDEGVSGFDIAGAEAGHPPTRHLDAFQHLARENAHFTIHAGEAFGLPSIQEALTWCGADRLGHGVRIVDDLTVDGTPVPSWVAEHGRLPDPAQVRLGRLAAYVRDKRVPLEMCPSSNVQTGASPSIALHPITLLKDLRFRVTVNTDNRLMSDTSMGREMTLLVRESGWGASDLRWVTINAMKSAFLPFDERLALIDEVIKPGYAE; via the coding sequence ATGAGCGACCCCACGATCCTTCCGGCATACGACGTCGACCCGCTGGTCGCCCGCGTGCCCAAGGTGCTCCTTCACGAGCACCTCGACGGCGGGGTGCGTCCGAGCACGGTCCTCGAGCTGGCTCAGGAGACCGGGTATGCCGACCTGCCCGCGGCGACGCCGGGTGACCTCGGCCGGTGGTTCCGCGAGAGCGCGGACAGCGGGTCGCTGGAGCGCTACCTGGAGACCTTCGCGCACACCGTCGCGGTGATGCAGACCCAGGACGCGCTGCGCCGGGTCGCCCGCGAGGAAGCCCTGGATCTCGCGGCCGACGGCGTGGTCTATGCCGAGGTGCGCTACGCCCCCGAGCTGCACCTGGAGCGCGGGCTGACGCCTGCCCAGGTGGTCGAGGCGGTCAACGCCGGGCTGCGCGAGGGGGAGGGGCTCGCCCGCGAGGCCGGCCGCCCGATCCGCGTCACCGCGCTGCTGACCGCCATGCGGCACGCGGCGATGTCGCGGGAGATCGCCGAGCTGGCGGTGCGTTTCCGTGACGAGGGGGTCAGCGGCTTCGACATCGCCGGGGCCGAGGCGGGTCACCCGCCGACGCGGCACCTGGACGCCTTCCAGCACCTCGCCCGGGAGAACGCCCACTTCACCATCCACGCGGGGGAGGCCTTCGGGCTGCCGTCGATCCAGGAGGCGCTGACCTGGTGCGGGGCCGACCGGCTCGGGCACGGGGTGCGGATCGTCGACGACCTCACGGTGGACGGCACCCCGGTGCCGTCGTGGGTGGCCGAGCACGGTCGGCTGCCGGACCCCGCCCAGGTGCGCCTCGGACGGCTCGCGGCCTACGTGCGGGACAAGCGCGTCCCGCTGGAGATGTGCCCGTCGAGCAATGTCCAGACCGGAGCCTCGCCGAGCATCGCGCTGCACCCGATCACCCTGCTCAAGGACCTGCGGTTCCGGGTGACGGTCAACACCGACAACCGCCTGATGAGCGACACCTCGATGGGGCGGGAGATGACCCTGCTGGTGCGCGAGTCGGGCTGGGGTGCCAGCGATCTGCGGTGGGTCACCATCAACGCGATGAAGTCGGCCTTCCTGCCCTTCGACGAGCGCCTCGCCCTCATCGACGAGGTGATCAAGCCGGGATATGCGGAGTGA